One window of Rhizobium leguminosarum genomic DNA carries:
- the rplA gene encoding 50S ribosomal protein L1, which yields MAGKRTQKINEGVDPTKLYALTLAIGMVKERAVAKFDETIEVSMNLGVDPRHADQMVRGVVNLPNGTGRTVRVAVFARGVKADEAKAAGADIVGAEELVEIVQGGKIEFDRCIATPDMMPLVGRLGKVLGPRGMMPNPKVGTVTMDVAGAVKASKGGAVEFRVEKAGIVHAGIGKASFDAKALEENIRAFADAVIKAKPAGAKGNYVKRVAISSTMGPGVKIEVGSVTASPTA from the coding sequence ATGGCTGGTAAGCGCACGCAGAAGATCAACGAAGGTGTTGATCCCACCAAGCTCTACGCTCTGACCCTGGCCATTGGCATGGTCAAGGAACGGGCTGTCGCCAAATTCGACGAAACCATCGAAGTCTCGATGAACCTCGGCGTCGACCCGCGCCATGCGGACCAGATGGTTCGCGGCGTCGTCAACCTGCCGAACGGCACCGGCCGTACGGTTCGCGTTGCCGTCTTCGCTCGTGGCGTCAAGGCTGATGAAGCCAAGGCTGCCGGTGCCGATATCGTCGGCGCTGAAGAGCTCGTCGAAATCGTCCAGGGCGGCAAGATCGAATTCGATCGTTGCATCGCCACCCCCGACATGATGCCGCTGGTCGGCCGTCTCGGTAAGGTTCTCGGCCCGCGCGGCATGATGCCGAACCCGAAGGTCGGCACCGTCACCATGGATGTCGCTGGAGCCGTCAAGGCTTCCAAGGGCGGCGCTGTCGAGTTCCGCGTCGAGAAGGCTGGCATCGTCCATGCCGGCATCGGCAAGGCCTCTTTCGACGCCAAGGCTCTGGAAGAAAACATCCGCGCTTTTGCCGACGCCGTCATCAAGGCGAAGCCGGCTGGCGCCAAGGGCAACTACGTCAAGCGCGTGGCGATTTCTTCGACCATGGGCCCCGGCGTCAAGATCGAAGTCGGCTCGGTCACCGCAAGCCCGACTGCGTAA
- the secE gene encoding preprotein translocase subunit SecE, giving the protein MASKSNPFAFLQQVRSETSKVTWPSRRETMISTVMVLVMVVFAALFFFAADQLIGWVLSFVLNTGN; this is encoded by the coding sequence ATGGCATCCAAATCCAATCCGTTTGCGTTTCTGCAGCAGGTTCGCTCCGAGACGTCCAAAGTTACATGGCCGTCGCGCCGCGAGACGATGATCTCGACGGTTATGGTGCTTGTGATGGTAGTTTTCGCTGCGCTGTTTTTCTTTGCCGCTGACCAGCTGATCGGCTGGGTTCTGAGCTTCGTGCTGAATACCGGCAACTGA
- the rplL gene encoding 50S ribosomal protein L7/L12: MADLAKIVDDLSSLTVLEAAELSKLLEEKWGVSAAAPVAVAAAAGGAGPAVVEEEKTEFDVILVEAGANKINVIKEVRAITGLGLKEAKDLVEGAPKAVKEGVNKAEAADIKKKLEDAGAKADVK; the protein is encoded by the coding sequence ATGGCTGATCTCGCAAAGATCGTTGACGACCTCTCCTCGCTGACCGTTCTGGAAGCTGCAGAACTGTCGAAGCTTCTCGAAGAAAAGTGGGGCGTTTCCGCTGCTGCTCCGGTAGCTGTTGCTGCCGCTGCTGGTGGTGCTGGCCCGGCTGTCGTTGAAGAAGAAAAGACCGAATTCGACGTCATCCTCGTCGAAGCCGGTGCCAACAAGATCAACGTCATCAAGGAAGTCCGCGCCATCACCGGTCTCGGCCTCAAGGAAGCCAAGGACCTCGTCGAAGGCGCTCCGAAGGCTGTCAAGGAAGGCGTCAACAAGGCTGAAGCCGCTGACATCAAGAAGAAGCTTGAAGACGCTGGCGCCAAGGCCGACGTCAAGTAA
- the rpoB gene encoding DNA-directed RNA polymerase subunit beta yields MAQTLSFNGRRRVRKFFGKIPEVAEMPNLIEVQKASYDQFLMVEEPKGGRPDEGLQAVFKSVFPITDFSGASMLEFVSYEFEPPKFDVDECRQRDLTYAAPLKVTLRLIVFDIDEDTGAKSIKDIKEQSVYMGDMPLMTNNGTFIVNGTERVIVSQMHRSPGVFFDHDKGKSHSSGKLLFAARVIPYRGSWLDIEFDAKDIVYARIDRRRKIPVTSLLMALGMDGEEILDTFYTKSLYKRDGEGWRIPFKPETLKGAKAITEMVDADTGEVVVEAGKKLTPRLLRQLSDKGLKALKAGDDDLYGNYLAGDIVNYSTGEIYLEAGDEIDEKTLGIILANGFDEIPVLGIDHINVGAYIRNTLTADKNENRQDALFDIYRVMRPGEPPTMESAEAMFNSLFFDAERYDLSAVGRVKMNMRLDLTVEDTVRILRKDDILAVVRMLVELRDGKGEIDDIDNLGNRRVRSVGELMENQYRLGLLRMERAIKERMSSIEIDTVMPQDLINAKPAAAAVREFFGSSQLSQFMDQVNPLSEITHKRRLSALGPGGLTRERAGFEVRDVHPTHYGRICPIETPEGPNIGLINSLATFARVNKYGFIESPYRRIVDGKVTSDVLYLSAMEEAKYYVAQANAEMNADGSFVDEFVVCRHAGEVMLAPRDSMNLMDVSPKQVVSVAAALIPFLENDDANRALMGSNMQRQAVPLLRAEAPFVGTGMEPVVARDSGAAIGARRGGVVDQVDATRIVIRATEDLEAGKSGVDIYRLQKFQRSNQNTCVNQRPLVTVGDEVNRGDILADGPSTDLGDLALGRNALVAFMPWNGYNYEDSILLSERIVADDVFTSIHIEEFEVMARDTKLGPEEITRDIPNVSEEALKNLDEAGIVYIGAEVQPGDILVGKITPKGESPMTPEEKLLRAIFGEKASDVRDTSMRMPPGTYGTIVEVRVFNRHGVEKDERAMAIEREEIERLAKDRDDEQAILDRNVYGRLIEMLRGQASIAGPKGFKKGAELSNAVVSEYPRSQWWMFAVEDEKVQSELEALRGQYDESKSRLEQRFMDKVEKVQRGDEMPPGVMKMVKVFVAVKRKIQPGDKMAGRHGNKGVVSRIVPVEDMPFLEDGTHVDVVLNPLGVPSRMNVGQILETHLGWACAGMGRQIGELIDAYKANGNIEPLRKTIGDVVGDGPKAEQVHEFDDDSVLRLADQWKRGVSIATPVFDGANEADVNDMLRLAGLKDSGQSTLYDGRTGEQFDRQVTVGYIYMLKLNHLVDDKIHARSIGPYSLVTQQPLGGKAQFGGQRFGEMEVWALEAYGAAYTLQEMLTVKSDDVAGRTKVYEAIVRGDDTFEAGIPESFNVLVKEMRSLGLSVELENTKLDEAQAAQLPDAAE; encoded by the coding sequence ATGGCTCAGACCCTTTCGTTCAACGGTCGTAGGCGCGTACGCAAGTTTTTTGGTAAGATCCCCGAAGTCGCAGAAATGCCGAACCTCATCGAGGTTCAGAAGGCGTCCTACGACCAGTTTTTGATGGTTGAAGAGCCGAAAGGCGGCCGGCCCGACGAGGGTCTTCAGGCTGTTTTCAAGTCGGTTTTCCCGATCACCGATTTCTCCGGCGCTTCCATGCTGGAATTCGTGTCCTACGAGTTCGAACCGCCGAAGTTCGACGTTGACGAATGCCGTCAGCGCGACCTGACCTATGCTGCGCCGCTGAAGGTGACGCTGCGCCTCATCGTGTTCGATATCGACGAGGATACGGGCGCGAAATCGATCAAGGACATTAAGGAACAGTCCGTATACATGGGCGATATGCCGCTCATGACCAATAACGGTACGTTCATCGTCAACGGCACCGAGCGCGTGATCGTTTCCCAGATGCACCGTTCGCCGGGCGTCTTCTTCGATCACGACAAGGGCAAGAGCCATTCTTCCGGCAAGCTGCTCTTTGCAGCCCGCGTCATCCCGTATCGCGGTTCCTGGCTCGATATCGAATTCGACGCCAAGGATATCGTCTACGCCCGTATCGACCGTCGCCGCAAGATCCCTGTCACGTCGCTGCTGATGGCGCTCGGCATGGACGGCGAGGAAATCCTCGACACCTTCTACACGAAGTCGCTCTACAAGCGCGACGGCGAAGGCTGGCGCATTCCCTTCAAGCCGGAAACGCTGAAGGGTGCCAAGGCGATCACCGAGATGGTCGACGCCGATACCGGCGAAGTCGTCGTGGAAGCCGGCAAGAAGCTGACCCCGCGCCTGCTGCGCCAGCTTTCCGACAAGGGCCTCAAGGCGCTGAAGGCCGGCGACGACGATCTTTACGGCAACTACCTTGCCGGCGACATCGTCAACTATTCCACCGGTGAAATCTACCTCGAGGCCGGCGACGAAATCGACGAGAAGACGCTCGGCATCATCCTGGCGAACGGTTTCGACGAGATCCCGGTTCTCGGCATCGACCACATCAATGTCGGCGCCTATATCCGCAACACGCTGACCGCCGACAAGAACGAGAACCGTCAGGACGCTCTGTTCGACATCTACCGTGTTATGCGTCCGGGTGAGCCGCCGACGATGGAATCGGCCGAAGCCATGTTCAACTCGCTGTTCTTCGATGCGGAGCGTTACGACCTCTCCGCCGTCGGCCGCGTCAAGATGAACATGCGCCTCGACCTTACCGTCGAAGACACCGTCCGCATCCTGCGCAAGGACGACATCCTGGCGGTGGTCAGGATGTTGGTCGAACTGCGCGACGGCAAGGGCGAGATCGACGACATCGACAATCTCGGCAACCGCCGCGTCCGTTCGGTCGGCGAGCTGATGGAAAACCAGTACCGTCTCGGCCTGCTGCGCATGGAGCGCGCGATCAAGGAACGCATGTCCTCGATCGAGATCGACACGGTCATGCCGCAGGATCTGATCAACGCCAAGCCGGCGGCCGCCGCCGTTCGCGAATTCTTCGGTTCCTCGCAGCTCTCGCAGTTCATGGACCAGGTCAATCCGCTCTCGGAAATCACCCACAAGCGCCGTCTGTCGGCCCTTGGTCCGGGCGGTCTGACGCGTGAGCGCGCCGGCTTCGAAGTTCGCGACGTGCATCCGACCCACTACGGCCGCATATGCCCGATCGAAACGCCGGAAGGCCCGAACATCGGTCTGATCAACTCGCTTGCGACCTTTGCCCGCGTCAACAAGTACGGCTTCATCGAAAGCCCCTACCGTCGCATCGTCGACGGCAAGGTGACGAGCGACGTGCTCTACCTCTCCGCAATGGAAGAGGCGAAGTACTACGTCGCCCAGGCCAACGCCGAAATGAACGCCGACGGTTCCTTCGTCGACGAGTTCGTCGTCTGCCGTCATGCCGGCGAAGTTATGCTCGCGCCCCGCGACAGCATGAACCTGATGGACGTTTCGCCGAAGCAGGTCGTATCGGTCGCAGCCGCGCTCATCCCGTTCCTGGAAAACGACGACGCCAACCGCGCGCTCATGGGCTCGAACATGCAGCGTCAGGCCGTGCCGCTGCTGCGTGCCGAAGCCCCGTTCGTCGGTACCGGCATGGAGCCGGTCGTCGCCCGTGACTCAGGTGCTGCCATCGGCGCCCGCCGCGGCGGCGTAGTCGACCAGGTCGACGCGACGCGTATCGTTATCCGCGCCACGGAAGACCTCGAAGCCGGCAAGTCCGGCGTCGATATCTACCGCCTGCAGAAGTTCCAGCGTTCGAACCAGAACACCTGCGTCAACCAGCGTCCGCTGGTCACCGTTGGTGACGAGGTCAACCGCGGCGACATTCTCGCCGACGGTCCGTCGACCGATCTCGGCGATCTGGCGCTTGGCCGCAACGCGCTCGTCGCGTTCATGCCCTGGAACGGCTACAACTACGAAGACTCGATCCTGCTCTCCGAGCGCATCGTTGCCGACGACGTGTTCACCTCCATTCACATCGAGGAATTCGAAGTGATGGCGCGCGACACCAAGCTTGGTCCTGAGGAAATCACCCGCGATATTCCGAACGTTTCGGAAGAAGCGCTGAAGAACCTCGACGAAGCCGGCATCGTCTATATCGGCGCCGAAGTTCAGCCGGGCGATATCCTGGTCGGCAAGATCACACCGAAGGGCGAAAGCCCGATGACGCCGGAAGAAAAGCTTCTGCGCGCCATCTTCGGCGAAAAGGCCTCCGACGTGCGCGATACCTCCATGCGCATGCCGCCCGGCACCTACGGCACGATCGTCGAAGTGCGCGTCTTCAACCGCCACGGCGTCGAGAAGGATGAGCGCGCGATGGCAATCGAGCGCGAAGAGATCGAGCGTCTTGCAAAGGACCGCGACGATGAGCAGGCGATCCTCGACCGTAACGTCTACGGCCGTCTAATCGAAATGCTGCGCGGCCAGGCTTCCATCGCCGGCCCGAAGGGCTTCAAGAAGGGCGCCGAGCTTTCCAACGCCGTCGTTTCCGAATATCCCCGCTCGCAGTGGTGGATGTTCGCGGTCGAGGACGAAAAGGTCCAGAGCGAACTCGAAGCACTCCGCGGCCAGTACGACGAATCCAAGTCGCGCCTTGAACAGCGCTTCATGGATAAGGTCGAGAAGGTCCAGCGCGGCGATGAAATGCCCCCGGGCGTCATGAAGATGGTCAAGGTCTTCGTCGCCGTGAAGCGCAAGATCCAGCCGGGCGACAAGATGGCCGGCCGTCACGGGAACAAGGGCGTCGTCTCGCGCATTGTGCCGGTGGAGGATATGCCGTTCCTCGAGGACGGCACGCATGTCGACGTGGTTCTCAACCCGCTCGGCGTTCCCTCGCGCATGAACGTCGGCCAGATCCTCGAAACCCACCTGGGTTGGGCTTGCGCCGGCATGGGTCGCCAGATCGGCGAACTGATCGACGCATACAAGGCCAATGGCAACATCGAGCCGCTGCGCAAGACCATCGGCGATGTCGTCGGTGACGGTCCGAAGGCCGAACAGGTCCACGAGTTCGACGACGACTCGGTTCTGCGTCTTGCCGACCAGTGGAAGCGCGGCGTTTCGATTGCGACGCCTGTTTTCGACGGTGCCAACGAAGCCGACGTCAACGACATGCTGCGTCTGGCCGGTCTCAAGGACAGTGGTCAGTCGACGCTCTATGACGGTCGTACCGGCGAGCAGTTCGACCGTCAGGTGACCGTGGGCTACATCTACATGCTGAAGCTCAACCACTTGGTCGACGATAAGATCCATGCCCGCTCGATCGGTCCTTATTCGCTTGTTACCCAGCAGCCGCTGGGCGGCAAGGCGCAGTTCGGCGGCCAGCGCTTCGGCGAAATGGAAGTCTGGGCGCTCGAAGCATACGGTGCGGCCTACACGCTGCAGGAAATGCTGACGGTGAAGTCGGACGACGTCGCCGGCCGCACCAAGGTCTACGAAGCCATCGTCCGCGGAGACGACACGTTCGAAGCCGGTATTCCGGAAAGCTTCAACGTTCTCGTCAAGGAAATGCGCTCGCTGGGCCTCAGTGTCGAACTCGAAAACACCAAGCTTGATGAGGCGCAGGCAGCTCAGCTGCCCGATGCTGCCGAGTAA
- the rplJ gene encoding 50S ribosomal protein L10 — MERAEKREFVTELSEVFKASGSVVVAHYAGATVAQMNDFRSKMRAAGGTVKVAKNRLAKIALQGTEAEGITNLFKGQTLIAYSTDPITAPKVVMDFAKTNDKIIVLGGSMGTTTLNADAVKSLATLPSLDELRAKLLGMIQTPATRIAGVVAAPASQLAHVFAAYAKKDEAA; from the coding sequence GTGGAAAGAGCGGAAAAACGCGAATTCGTCACGGAACTGAGTGAAGTCTTCAAGGCTTCGGGCTCAGTTGTCGTGGCCCACTATGCTGGTGCCACAGTCGCGCAGATGAACGATTTTCGTTCGAAGATGCGTGCAGCTGGCGGTACCGTCAAAGTCGCGAAGAACCGCCTGGCCAAAATTGCCCTTCAGGGTACGGAAGCGGAAGGGATCACCAATCTCTTCAAGGGTCAGACGCTGATTGCTTACAGCACCGATCCGATCACCGCTCCGAAGGTCGTCATGGATTTCGCCAAGACCAATGACAAGATCATTGTTCTGGGCGGTTCCATGGGTACAACCACGCTCAATGCCGATGCAGTCAAGTCGCTTGCGACCCTGCCTTCGCTCGATGAGCTGCGTGCGAAGCTGCTGGGCATGATCCAGACACCGGCTACCCGCATCGCTGGGGTTGTTGCAGCACCGGCAAGCCAGCTTGCCCATGTGTTCGCGGCCTACGCCAAGAAGGACGAAGCCGCTTAA
- the nusG gene encoding transcription termination/antitermination protein NusG, whose translation MAARWYIVHAYSNFEKKVAEDIENKARQKGLEHLFEKILVPTEKVVEVRRGRKVDSERKFFPGYVMVRANLTDEAYHLIKNTPKVTGFLGSDNKPVPIPDYEAERILGQVQEGVERPKASITFEIGEQVRVSDGPFASFNGTVQDVDEERSRLKVEVSIFGRATPVELEYAQVEKV comes from the coding sequence ATGGCGGCACGTTGGTACATCGTCCACGCATATTCCAATTTTGAAAAAAAGGTCGCTGAAGACATCGAGAACAAGGCTCGTCAGAAGGGGCTTGAGCACCTGTTCGAGAAGATCCTCGTGCCGACCGAAAAGGTGGTGGAGGTGCGTCGCGGCCGCAAGGTCGATTCCGAGCGCAAGTTTTTCCCGGGCTATGTCATGGTTCGTGCCAATCTGACCGACGAAGCCTATCACCTGATCAAGAATACGCCGAAGGTCACCGGTTTCCTCGGCTCCGACAATAAGCCTGTTCCGATTCCGGATTATGAAGCCGAGCGCATTCTCGGTCAGGTCCAGGAAGGTGTCGAGCGGCCGAAGGCCTCGATTACCTTCGAGATCGGCGAGCAGGTTCGCGTTTCCGACGGCCCGTTCGCTTCGTTCAACGGCACGGTTCAGGATGTCGACGAAGAACGTTCGCGCCTGAAGGTTGAAGTGTCGATCTTCGGCCGCGCAACACCGGTCGAACTGGAATACGCTCAGGTCGAGAAGGTCTGA
- a CDS encoding AprI/Inh family metalloprotease inhibitor, protein MIRIIPRLAAAAAALLVCGLAYGQHIDPDILKAQAGTYLVAPEDGGAGCRMTLETGTAIGGYSLSGQDSCAKPLPALAESYAWNFDGNGGVVLIDALRKVLARFVENEGSPIKTEDRVPLLLIAAPDGVDRLPTFSSLAGTWTMQRPDGEKLCGVTLDGHVNADGNAPLSLSGDCAANVARLKFTVWHIEGFGLTLMGGDGSSLGFDMRADGNFDKTKDEGGKPLSLVRH, encoded by the coding sequence ATGATCCGTATCATCCCCCGCCTTGCGGCTGCAGCAGCTGCGCTGCTTGTCTGCGGTCTCGCATACGGGCAGCATATCGATCCCGATATTCTCAAAGCGCAGGCCGGAACCTATCTCGTTGCCCCGGAAGACGGTGGAGCCGGATGCCGGATGACGCTCGAAACCGGCACAGCCATCGGCGGTTATTCGCTGTCCGGCCAGGATTCCTGCGCCAAGCCGCTGCCAGCGCTTGCCGAATCCTATGCCTGGAATTTCGACGGCAATGGCGGCGTCGTCCTGATCGATGCGCTGCGTAAGGTGCTGGCCCGTTTCGTCGAGAACGAGGGGTCGCCGATAAAGACCGAAGATCGGGTGCCGCTTTTGCTGATCGCTGCACCCGACGGCGTCGATCGCCTACCGACCTTCAGCAGCCTTGCCGGGACATGGACGATGCAAAGACCGGACGGCGAAAAGCTCTGCGGCGTGACACTCGATGGCCATGTCAATGCTGACGGCAACGCGCCACTGTCACTATCCGGGGACTGCGCCGCCAATGTCGCCAGGCTGAAATTCACAGTCTGGCATATCGAGGGTTTCGGGCTGACGCTGATGGGCGGTGACGGCTCATCGCTTGGCTTCGACATGCGCGCCGACGGCAATTTCGACAAAACGAAGGACGAAGGCGGCAAGCCGCTATCGCTTGTCCGTCATTGA
- a CDS encoding NAD-dependent epimerase/dehydratase family protein: MKKRILFTGGSGKAGRHTVPWLVNAGYEVHNLDLVPLDSPGVTNLIADITDSGQVFNALSMHRDFPDLDAGRGVQPFDAVVHFAAIPRILIKPDNETFRINTMGTYNVIEAAVKLGIRKIIVASSETTYGVCFAEGHRDFHQFPLEEDYDVNPMDSYGLSKVVNEKTARAFAERSGFDIYALRIGNVIEPHEYERFPTYFANPEMRKRIAWSYIDARDLGQICHLCIEKDGLGYQVFNAANDTVSANTPSKELAKRFYPNVPFTREIGEYEGLLSNRKIREVLGFNEEHDWRKYVTV; encoded by the coding sequence ATGAAGAAGCGAATTCTGTTCACGGGCGGTTCGGGCAAGGCAGGTCGCCATACCGTGCCGTGGCTCGTCAATGCCGGTTACGAGGTTCACAACCTCGATCTCGTGCCGCTGGACAGCCCCGGCGTCACCAACCTCATTGCCGACATCACCGATAGCGGTCAGGTCTTCAATGCGCTGTCGATGCACCGCGATTTTCCCGATCTCGATGCGGGCAGGGGCGTGCAGCCCTTCGATGCCGTCGTGCACTTCGCCGCCATCCCGCGCATCCTGATCAAGCCCGACAATGAGACTTTCCGCATCAACACGATGGGCACTTATAATGTCATCGAGGCTGCGGTGAAGCTCGGCATCAGGAAGATTATCGTCGCATCGAGCGAGACGACCTACGGCGTCTGCTTCGCCGAAGGCCATCGCGATTTCCACCAGTTCCCGCTGGAGGAAGACTATGACGTCAATCCGATGGATTCCTACGGGCTCTCCAAGGTGGTCAACGAAAAGACGGCCCGCGCCTTTGCCGAACGTTCGGGCTTCGACATCTATGCGCTACGTATCGGCAACGTCATCGAGCCGCACGAATATGAGCGATTCCCCACCTATTTCGCCAATCCCGAAATGCGCAAGCGCATCGCCTGGAGCTATATCGACGCCCGCGATCTCGGGCAGATCTGCCATCTCTGCATCGAAAAGGACGGTCTCGGCTATCAGGTCTTCAACGCCGCGAACGACACCGTCTCGGCCAACACGCCGTCGAAAGAGCTTGCAAAGCGATTCTACCCGAACGTGCCCTTCACCCGCGAAATCGGCGAATATGAAGGCCTGCTCTCCAACCGCAAGATCCGCGAGGTGCTGGGTTTTAACGAAGAGCACGATTGGCGGAAATATGTGACGGTCTGA
- a CDS encoding IS5-like element ISRl2 family transposase, whose protein sequence is MGWTDFTRRQYARRTVRYASDLTDREWGLISPCLPGPRRLGRPRSTDLREVVNALLYIATTGCQWRMMPRDFPPFTTVQSYFYEWRATGLWGRINHHLVMEARDLEGREASPSAGVIDSQSVKTTESGGISGYDAGKKIKGRKRHIVVDTLGLMVGLMVHSADIQDRDGAPAVLKTILKRWPWLRHIFADGGYAGPKLRGALQKIAAFTLQIVKRTDKAKGFEVLPRRWVVERTFAWLGRCRRLAKDWEKSVASAEAWVTIAHIRVLTRRLARYGYR, encoded by the coding sequence ATGGGCTGGACTGATTTCACCCGTCGGCAATATGCCCGACGCACAGTGCGGTATGCAAGCGATCTGACGGACCGGGAGTGGGGATTGATCTCGCCTTGCCTGCCTGGACCGAGGCGGTTGGGCAGGCCGCGCAGTACCGATCTTCGCGAGGTCGTGAATGCGTTGCTTTACATCGCCACGACGGGGTGCCAGTGGCGGATGATGCCCAGAGATTTTCCACCTTTTACAACTGTGCAGTCCTATTTCTATGAATGGCGAGCGACAGGGTTATGGGGTCGGATCAACCATCATCTTGTGATGGAGGCGCGTGACTTGGAAGGTCGGGAAGCCTCGCCGTCTGCGGGCGTGATCGACAGTCAAAGCGTGAAAACCACGGAAAGCGGCGGAATTTCGGGCTATGACGCGGGCAAGAAGATAAAGGGACGCAAGCGTCATATCGTCGTCGACACGCTCGGACTGATGGTCGGCCTCATGGTTCACAGCGCCGATATTCAGGATCGCGACGGCGCGCCTGCGGTTCTCAAAACCATTCTCAAGCGCTGGCCGTGGCTGAGACATATCTTCGCCGATGGTGGTTATGCCGGACCGAAGCTGAGGGGCGCACTGCAAAAGATCGCTGCGTTCACTCTCCAGATCGTCAAGCGGACCGACAAGGCCAAGGGCTTCGAGGTTCTGCCGCGTCGCTGGGTAGTGGAGCGCACCTTCGCATGGCTTGGCAGATGCCGACGATTGGCGAAGGATTGGGAAAAGTCCGTCGCCTCAGCCGAGGCCTGGGTCACTATCGCCCACATCCGGGTCCTGACACGACGCTTGGCAAGGTACGGATATCGTTGA
- the rplK gene encoding 50S ribosomal protein L11 — protein sequence MAKKVAGQLKLQVKAGSANPSPPIGPALGQRGINIMEFCKAFNAATQEMEKGMPIPVVITYYQDKSFTFAMKQPPVSYWLKKEAKITSGSKTPGKGAKAGSLTKAQIKSIAEAKMKDLNAADIEGAMAMIEGSARAMGLEVVG from the coding sequence ATGGCTAAGAAAGTTGCAGGCCAGCTCAAGCTTCAGGTCAAGGCAGGATCGGCAAACCCGTCCCCGCCGATTGGTCCGGCGCTTGGTCAGCGTGGCATTAACATCATGGAATTCTGCAAGGCGTTCAATGCCGCCACGCAGGAAATGGAAAAGGGTATGCCGATCCCGGTCGTCATCACCTATTACCAGGACAAGTCCTTCACCTTCGCGATGAAGCAGCCTCCGGTCAGCTACTGGCTGAAGAAGGAAGCGAAGATCACGTCCGGTTCCAAGACGCCCGGCAAGGGCGCCAAGGCCGGCTCCCTCACCAAGGCTCAGATCAAGTCGATCGCAGAAGCCAAGATGAAGGATCTGAACGCAGCGGATATCGAAGGTGCAATGGCGATGATCGAGGGCTCTGCTCGCGCCATGGGCCTGGAAGTGGTGGGTTAA
- the rlmB gene encoding 23S rRNA (guanosine(2251)-2'-O)-methyltransferase RlmB produces the protein MSKDKKSGGTAATDPSAKDTHYATLRRAHRDAKRERGEIPTPQPQKRKRGGEDWKPPALVPDQVHLYGLHTVRAALDNPARKKIKLFVTQNALARLEVDVETLGIPFEMVSPQDIDKVLGPEAIHQGVMLETRPLPVRRLEALKDSPLLLVLDQVTDPHNVGAIMRSAVAFNAGAVITTQRHSPTESGVLAKSASGALELIPYIQVTNLADALGELHKLGFSTIGLDSEGPAPLEGTFSGGKVALVLGSEGKGLRQKTRETVNALARLDMPGAIKSLNVSNAAAIALYAARLYLKA, from the coding sequence ATGAGCAAAGACAAAAAATCCGGCGGCACGGCCGCGACAGACCCATCGGCCAAGGATACCCATTACGCCACGCTGCGGCGCGCGCACCGTGACGCCAAGCGCGAACGCGGGGAGATTCCCACGCCTCAGCCACAGAAGCGCAAGCGCGGCGGCGAAGACTGGAAGCCGCCGGCGCTAGTACCCGACCAGGTGCATCTCTACGGCCTGCATACGGTGCGCGCCGCCCTCGACAATCCCGCACGCAAGAAGATCAAGCTTTTCGTGACCCAGAACGCGCTGGCGCGGCTCGAAGTCGACGTCGAAACACTCGGCATTCCCTTCGAAATGGTCTCGCCGCAGGACATCGACAAGGTGCTCGGCCCAGAGGCGATTCATCAGGGCGTCATGCTGGAAACACGGCCGCTGCCGGTCCGCCGGCTCGAAGCGCTGAAGGACAGCCCTCTCCTGCTCGTTCTCGACCAGGTCACCGATCCCCACAATGTCGGTGCGATCATGCGCTCTGCCGTCGCCTTCAATGCCGGCGCCGTTATCACCACGCAGAGACATAGCCCGACCGAATCCGGCGTGCTCGCCAAATCCGCCTCCGGCGCGCTGGAACTGATACCTTATATACAGGTTACCAATCTCGCCGATGCGCTCGGTGAACTGCACAAGCTCGGTTTCTCCACCATCGGCCTCGATTCGGAAGGGCCGGCACCGCTCGAAGGCACGTTCTCCGGCGGGAAGGTGGCGCTGGTGCTTGGCTCCGAGGGCAAGGGGCTGCGACAGAAGACGCGCGAAACCGTCAACGCGCTTGCCCGCCTCGACATGCCCGGTGCGATCAAGTCGCTGAACGTCTCGAATGCCGCGGCAATCGCGCTTTATGCGGCCCGGCTTTACCTGAAGGCATAG